From the Pirellulales bacterium genome, one window contains:
- the larB gene encoding nickel pincer cofactor biosynthesis protein LarB, which translates to MQVESLRLLAEQLLGGELSVDEFTDRLSRRAIADVGVAQLDLDRTRRCGFPEVVFGQGKSVDALTNIFEGLLANGIQVLATRISAEQAEPLLLRFDRAVYNPVGRIFRIPLARLPQAERSPQGHVGIITAGTSDLPVAEEARETADWMGVRVTMVYDVGVAGPHRLPARLPELAGVDALVVIAGMEGALPSVVGGYVDCPVIAVPTSVGYGANLGGIAALLSMLNSCAANVTVVNIDAGFKGAYVASLIARKAAGRNRAIGVDQCDF; encoded by the coding sequence ATGCAGGTCGAGAGCCTTCGTTTGCTGGCCGAGCAACTGCTCGGCGGTGAGCTATCGGTCGACGAATTCACCGACCGGCTCTCGCGACGCGCCATCGCCGACGTGGGCGTGGCCCAACTCGATCTCGATCGCACGCGGCGCTGCGGCTTTCCCGAAGTCGTCTTCGGCCAAGGAAAGTCGGTCGATGCTTTGACGAACATCTTCGAGGGGCTGCTGGCCAACGGCATCCAGGTGCTGGCCACGCGCATCTCCGCCGAACAGGCCGAACCGCTGCTGTTGCGATTTGACCGCGCGGTTTACAATCCGGTCGGCCGGATATTTCGAATCCCGCTCGCGCGTCTGCCGCAGGCCGAACGGTCGCCGCAAGGCCACGTGGGCATCATTACGGCGGGCACCAGCGATTTGCCGGTGGCCGAAGAGGCCCGCGAGACGGCGGATTGGATGGGCGTGCGCGTGACGATGGTTTACGACGTCGGCGTCGCCGGGCCGCATCGCCTTCCTGCCCGGCTGCCGGAGCTGGCGGGCGTCGACGCTCTGGTGGTGATCGCCGGCATGGAAGGAGCGTTGCCGAGCGTGGTCGGCGGCTATGTCGATTGCCCGGTCATCGCCGTGCCGACGAGCGTGGGATACGGCGCCAATCTGGGCGGCATCGCGGCGCTGTTGAGCATGCTCAATAGCTGCGCGGCGAACGTGACGGTGGTGAATATCGACGCTGGATTCAAGGGCGCTTATGTGGCGAGCTTGATTGCCCGAAAGGCGGCCGGACGCAACAGGGCGATAGGTGTGGATCAATGCGATTTCTGA
- a CDS encoding TraR/DksA family transcriptional regulator, giving the protein MRKAALENCKQRLVEIRDRLNGEVNHLIEEVPRKANPGGDLSHVPTHNADRDSEGLDGALEVIHNEEALLNDVREALNRIERGNYGRCEECGRPIAENRLEALPYTPYCIDCAQKVVAAEQ; this is encoded by the coding sequence ATGCGTAAGGCGGCATTGGAAAATTGCAAACAGCGGCTGGTGGAGATTCGTGACCGCTTGAACGGCGAGGTGAACCACCTCATCGAAGAAGTGCCGCGAAAAGCGAATCCTGGCGGCGACCTGTCGCATGTGCCGACGCACAATGCCGATCGCGACAGCGAGGGCCTGGACGGCGCCCTGGAGGTGATTCACAACGAAGAAGCCCTTCTCAACGACGTTCGCGAGGCCCTGAACCGCATCGAGCGGGGCAACTACGGCAGATGCGAGGAGTGCGGCCGACCGATTGCCGAGAACCGCCTGGAAGCCCTGCCCTACACCCCTTATTGCATCGACTGCGCCCAAAAAGTGGTCGCCGCCGAGCAGTAA